TCGTCCGCGGGGCCCGCGAGCACAACCTCCGCGACGTCTCGATCGAGCTGCCGCGCGACTCGATGATCGTGTTCACGGGCCTCTCGGGCTCCGGCAAGTCCTCCCTGGCGTTCGACACCATCTTCGCCGAGGGCCAGCGTCGCTACGTCGAGTCGCTCTCCGCGTACGCCCGCCAGTTCCTCGGCCAGATGGACAAGCCGGACGTCGACTTCATCGAGGGCCTCTCGCCGGCCGTGTCGATCGACCAGAAGTCGACCAACCGCAACCCGCGCTCGACCGTCGGCACCATCACCGAGGTCTACGACTACCTGCGCCTGCTCTTCGCCCGCGCCGGGCGGCCGCACTGCCCCGTCTGCGGCGAACCGATCACCCGGCAGAGCCCGCAGCAGATCGTCGACCGCCTGCTCGAGCTGCCCGAGCGCACCCGCTTCCAGGTCCTGGCGCCGGTCGTCCGGGCGCGCAAGGGCGAGTACGTCGACCTGTTCGCCGAGCTGCAGACCAAGGGCTTCTCGCGGGCCCGGGTCGACGGCGAGGTGGTGTCGCTGACCGAGCCGCCCAAGCTCGAGAAGCAGGTCAAGCACACGATCGACGTCGTCGTCGACCGGCTCGTGGCCAAGGGCGACGACGCCGGGTCCAAGCGCCGGCTCACCGACTCGGTCGAGACGGCCCTGTCCCTGGCTGGCGGCGTGCTCGTGGTCGAGTTCGTCGACCGCGACGCCGACGACCCGGAGCGCGAGCGGCGCTTCTCCGAGAAGATGGCCTGCCCCAACGACCACCCCCTCGCCATGGACGAGGTCGAGCCGCGCTCGTTCTCGTTCAACAGCCCCTTCGGCGCCTGCCCCAAGTGCACCGGACTCGGCACCGAGCTCGAGGTCGACCCCGAGCTGCTCGTGCCCGACGAGGACCTCTCCCTGGCCGACGGTGCGATCGCGCCGTGGGCCCAGGGCAGCGGGTCGGCGGAGTACTTCCAGCGGGTCATGACGGCGCTGGCCGAGGACCTCAAGTTCTCGATGGACGCCCCGTGGCACTCGCTGCCGGCCCGCGCCAAGGAGGCGCTGCTGCACGGGCAGAACTACAAGGTGCACGTCCGCTACCGCAACCGCTACGGCCGGGAGCGCTCGTACACGACGGGGTTCGAGGGCGTCGTCCCGTTCGTCCGCCGCCGGCACTCCGAGACCGACTCGGAGTGGAGCCGTGAGCGGTACGAGGGGTACATGCGCGAGGTCCCGTGCCCCGAGTGCAAGGGCGCACGCCTCAAGCCGGAGTCGCTGGCGGTCCTGCTGGGCGGCCAGTCGATCTCCGCGGTCTGCGCCATGGCGATCGCCGACTGCGCGACCTTCCTCAAGGAGGTCGACTTCAGCCCCCGCGAGCGGCAGATCGCCGAGCGCGTGATCAAGGAGATCGAGGCCCGCCTCGGCTTCCTGCTCGACGTCGGCCTCGACTACCTCTCGCTCGACCGCCCCGCGGGCACCCTGTCCGGTGGTGAGGCCCAGCGCATCCGGCTCGCGACCCAGATCGGGTCCGGCCTGGTCGGCGTCCTCTACGTCCTCGACGAGCCGAGCATCGGCCTGCACCAGCGCGACAACCACCGGCTCATCGAGACCCTCACCCGGCTGCGCGACCTCGGCAACACGCTCATCGTCGTCGAGCACGACGAGGACACCATCGCCACCGCCGACTGGGTCGTCGACATCGGCCCGGGCGCCGGCGAGCACGGCGGCGTCGTCGTGCACTCCGGCACCGTCAAGGGCCTGCTCGAGCACCCCGACTCGGTGACCGGCAAGTACCTGTCCGGCCGGCTCGAGATCCCCACCCCGTCGGTGCGGCGCCCGCGGGAGAAGGGTCGCGAGGTCAAGGTGGTCGGTGCGCGCGAGCACAACCTCAAGGGGGTCGACGTGTCGTTCCCCCTGGGCACCCTGACGGCGGTGACCGGCGTCTCCGGGTCGGGCAAGTCGACCATGGTCAACGACATCCTCTACAACGTCCTGGCCAACAAGCTCAACGGCGCCCGGCACGTCCCCGGCCGGCACAAGACGGTCACGGGGTTGCAGCACCTCGACAAGGTCGTGCACGTCGACCAGAGCCCGATCGGTCGCACGCCACGGTCCAACCCCGCCACCTACACCGGTGTGTTCGACGCGATCCGCAAGCTCTTCGCCACGACTACCGAGGCGAAGATCCGCGGCTACCAGCCGGGGCGGTTCTCGTTCAACGTCAAGGGCGGGCGCTGCGACGCCTGCTCCGGTGACGGCACCATCAAGATCGAGATGAACTTCCTGCCGGACGTCTACGTCCCGTGCGAGGTGTGCCACGGCGCCCGGTACAACCGGGAGACCCTCGAGGTGCACTTCAAGGGCAAGACGATCGCCGACGTCCTCGACATGCCGATCGAGGAGGCCGCCGAGTTCTTCGCCGCGGTGCCCGCCATCGCCCGGCACATGAAGACGCTCAACGACGTCGGTCTGGGCTACGTCCGGCTCGGCCAGCCGGCGCCGACCCTGTCCGGTGGCGAGGCCCAGCGCGTGAAGCTGGCCTCCGAGCTGCAGAAGCGGTCGACCGGCCGGACGATCTACGTGCTCGACGAGCCGACGACCGGCCTGCACTTCGAGGACATCCGCAAGCTGCTGCTCGTCCTGCAGGGCCTGGTCGACAAGGGCAACACGGTCATCGTCATCGAGCACAACCTCGACGTCATCAAGAACGCCGACTGGATCATCGACATGGGTCCCGAAGGCGGCAACGGCGGTGGCCTGGTCATCGCCGAGGGCACGCCGGAGGAGGTCGCACAGGTCGAGGAGAGCCACACGGGCCGGTTCCTCGCCCCGGTGCTCGCCAAGAGCGCGCGCACCCCCACCCGGGCGACCGGCAGCCGGGCGACGAAGAAGACGGCCGCCGCCTCGGCTGCGACCAAGCGCACGGCCACGCGGACGACCGCCAGCACCGCGAAGAAGGCTGCGGCGAAGAAGACTGCGACGAAGAAGGTTGCGGCGAAGAAGGCTCCTCGCTCAACCCGTTGATTCTCCACTTGTTGCCACGTCGTGGTCACCGCAGTCGCCCCGGGCGTGCTGGGTGACCATCTGCTGGCAACAAGTGGAGGGTTTGGTGCACGGAACGGCCCCGGAGGTTCTCCTCCGGGGCCGTTCGCGTGGTGGTTCGAGCTGGGCTAGACGTCGCCGCCGAGGTACGCCGCCTTGACGGCCGGGTCGTTGGCGAGCTCCTCGCCGGTGCCCTCCCGGACGATCTCCCCGGTCTCGAGGATGTAGGCGCGGTGTGCCCGCTTGAGCGCCTGCGCGGCGTTCTGCTCCACGAGGAGCACGGTGGTGCCCTGCTTGTTGATCTCCGTGATGATCTCGAAGATCTGCTGGATGAGCTTGGGCGCGAGGCCCATGGACGGCTCGTCGAGCAGCAGCAGCTTGGGCGAGGCCATCAGCGCACGGCCGATGGCGAGCATCTGCTGCTCGCCACCGGACATGGTGCCGGCGACCTGCGTCCGGCGCTCCGCCAGGCGGGGGAAGAGCCCGAAGACGCGGTCGAGGTCCTCGCGGACCTTGCCCGACTTCCGGTCCTTGCGGGCGTAGGCACCCATGTCGAGGTTCTCGGTGACCGTCATGCCGACGAAGCAGCCGCGGCCCTCGGGGGACTGCGCGATGCCCAGGACCGGGCGGTCGTGGGCCGGCATGGTGGTGATGTCCTGGCCCTCGAAGCGGATGGAGCCGGCCCGGACCGGGCGCAGGCCCGACACCGTCTTCATCGTCGTCGTCTTGCCCGCGCCGTTGGCGCCGATCAGGGTGACGACCTCACCCTCCTCGACCCGGAACGAGATGTTGCGGATCGCCTCGATCCGGCCGTAGTTGACGCAGAGGTCGTCGACCTCAAGAAGCATTCTCATCCACTCCCAGGTAGGCGGCGATGACCGCGGGGTTGTCCTGGATCTCGGCCGGCTTGCCCTCGGCGATCTTCTTGCCGAACTCCAGCACGACGATCCGGTCGGTGACGCCCATGACGAGCTTCATGTCGTGCTCGATCAGCAGGACGGTGTAGCCCTGGTCGCGGATCGACTGGATCAGCTCCATCAGCCGGGCCTTCTCGGCCGGGTTGAAGCCGGCCGCCGGCTCGTCGAGGCACAGGAGCTTGGGGTTCGTGGCCAGCGCCCGCGCGATCTCGAGCCGGCGCTGGTCGCCGTAGGGCAGGTTCCGCGCGAGCTCGTCGGCACGCTTCTCCAGGCCCATGAACTTGAGCAGCTCGTAGCCCCGGTCCATGCCCTCCTTCTCCTCCGCCTTGTGCTTGGGCAGGCGGAGCAGGGCGGTGCCCATGCCGGTGGAGTGGTGCGCGTCGGCGCCGACGAGCACGTTCTCCAGCGCGGTCATGTTGTGGAAGAGGCGGATGTTCTGGAACGTGCGCGCGATGCCCAGCTTGGTGATCTGGAACTTCTTGCGCCGGCCCAGCGGCTCACCCATGAACCGGACGTTCCCCGAGGTCGGCTGGTAGACGCCCGTCATCACGTTGAAGCAGGTCGTCTTGCCGGCGCCGTTGGGGCCGATCAGCCCGAGGATCTCCCCGGTGTTGATGTGGAACGAGACGCCGTCGAGGGCGGTGACGCCGCCGAAGCGCAGCGTCACGTCGTCGACCTCGAGCATCTTGCCGGCCGGGAGGTCCTGGACCTCGTCGACCGAGATGTCGACCGACGTGTCGGGCGTGGCCTCGGTGTCCGGGCCGAGGACCGTGTCGTCGTCGACCCGGGGGCCCTTGGCGGGCTCGGGGGTGCCGGACGCCTTCGGGTCGGGGGTGGTGGCAGAGGGGGTGGTGTCAGACACGAGCGACTCCTTCCGCGTCGATCTGGTCGGGGGCGACCTCGTCGGCTCGTTTCGCCCGGACCGAGCGCCTCGGGGGCAGGAGGCCCTGCGGGCGGAAGATCGCCAGGGCCATCAGTGCGATGCCGAAGAGCAGGAAGCGGGCGTCGGACAGGAACCGGAACTTCTCCGGCGCCCAGGTCAGCAGCGCGGCCGCGACCACGACACCCCACCGGTTGCCCTGGCCGCCGACGACGACCATGGCCACGAACAGCACCGAGTAGAGGATGGTGAAGTTGTCGGGGTTGATGAACTGCTGCTTGGTGGCGAAGAGCGCCCCGGACAGGCCACCGATCGCGGCACCCGTGGCGAACGCCAGCAGCTTGAACTTGAAGGTGGGCACGCCCATGAGCTCGGCGGCGTCCTCGTCCTCACGGGTGGCCTCCCAGGCCCGGCCGACGCGCGAGTTCTGCATCCGCCAGTCGAGGAACAGCACGATGAGCACGAAGGTCAGCGCCAGCCAGTAGTACGGCACCGAGTCCGTGACGCTGAACTCGAACGCCTTGCTGGTGTTGTCCAGGTTCAGGGTCGCGACGAGGCCGTTCCACTCGAGGTGGGGCAGGGAGAAGAGCACCACACTCGGCGGGGTCGGGATGTTCGAGATGCCGCGGCTGCCGTTGGTCAGGGCGTCGCCGTTGACCAGGATCAGCCGGACGATCTCACCGAAGCCGAGCGTCACGATGGCCAGGTAGTCGCCGCGGACCCGCAGGGTGGGTGCGCCGAGGATGATGCCGGACACCAGGGTCACGAGCATGGCCGCCGGGATGCAGAGCAGCAGCGGCAGCTTGCCGTGCTGCGAGCCGAGGACGCCCACGGTGTAGGCGCCGATCGCGAAGAAGCCGATGTACCCGAGGTCGAGCAGACCGGCATACCCGATCACGATGTTGAGCCCGATCGCCACCAGCGCGTACAGCGCGCACAGGAAGAGGACCGCACCGAAGTCGGAGTCCTGCGTCGTGATGAACGGCGGGTTCAGGATCGGCAGGAGGTAGACGACCACGACCAGGGCGAGGATGAGGACGATCCGGGCCCAGCGGGGCAGCGCCCGGTAGCGGTCGGCGACGCCGGAGAAGAAGCTGCGGACACCGTTCATGCGCGTGCCTTTCCGAGGGACTCACCGAGCAGGCCGGTGGGCCGGAACAGCAGGATGACGACGAGGAGCGTGAACGACACGACGTCCTTCCAGTTCGACCCGAAGATCGCCGAGCCGTAGCTCTCGGCCACGCCGAGGACGAACCCGCCGAGCAGGGCTCCGCGCAGGTTGCCGATGCCACCCAGGACGGCGGCCGTGAACGCCTTGACGCCCAGCAGGAAGCCGGCGTTGTACCGCGTCTGGCCCACCTTGATGAGGTACATCATCGCCGCGGCGCCGGCCATGGCACCGCCGAGGACGAACGTGAGCCGGATGACCCGGTCGCGGTTGACGCCCATGAGCGCGGCGGCCTCGGGGTCCTGGGCGACGGCCCGGATGCCGCGGCCGAGGCGCGAGCGCTTCACGAACTGGTCGAGGATCACCATCATGACGATGGCCGAGCCGAGGACGATGAGGTCCTTGTTGGAGACCTGGTAGTCGCCGATCGTGAACAGCCGGACGGTGTTGATCTGCAGCGGGAAGGGGGACGCCTCGCGCGGTCGTCCGACGTAGTCGGCGAGGTTGTCGTCGAGCCCCAGCGCCTTGAAGGGCTTGTCGCGCAGGCCCATGGCCTCGGACAGGGTGTACGAGGCGCCGATCGCGGAGATGAGCGCGATGAGCGGCGGGGAGTTGCGCTTGCGCAGGGGCCGGTATGCCACGAACTCCAGCCCGAGGGCGACGAGGGCGGAGACGAGCATGGCGGCCAGGAAGCCCACGACGAGGTAGCCGACCAGGCCCGCGCCCGTCGCCTTGCCGCCGCCGATGGCGATGAGGACCCACACCGCGGCGAAGCTGCCCCACATGAAGACCTCGGAGTGCGCGAAGTTGATCAGGCGCAGGACGCCGTAGACCAGCGTGTACCCGAGGGCGATGAGGGCGTAGATGGCCCCGAAGGCCAGTCCCGTGATGGTGAGTTCCCAGAAGTGGTTGAGCAGAAGATCCATCAGACCTCCGTGTGAGGGGGGACCTGCGCGGGTCGGCGCCCAGGGGGTGGCGGCCGGCCCGGTCCCGGCGTCCGGGTGGGAACACGGTAGCGGCCAGGACCCTGACTGAGGAGGGTCCTGGCCGCTACCAGTGCGTCGTTACTTGATTTCCTGGTCCGGCACGATCTTGCCGCCGGAGACCTTGTAGGCCCACACGGAGACCTCGGCCGGCTCGCCCTTGGAGTCGAACTTGACCTTCTTGGTCACGCCCTGCTTGTCGTAGGAGGCGATGAAGGAGTTCATGTCCGAGGAGGACGTCTTGCCGGCCGCGATGGCGTCGAGGAAGACGTTCGCCGCGTCGAAGGCCTCGGCCGAGTAGGTGGCCGGGTCGGAGTTGTAGGCCTTCTTGTAGGCGGCCGCGAAGTCGGGCGCCTTGTCGGGCGGCAGGCACGGGCAGGTGAGGATCGCGCCCTCGGCCGCCTGGCCGGCACCCTTGATGAAGCCGTCGTCCTTGACGCCGTCGGCCGCGACGAACGTGCCGGTGAAGCCACCGTCCTTGAGCTGCTTGACCAGCTTCGAGGCGTTCGAGTAGTAGCCGCCGTAGAAGAACGCGGTCGCGCCCGAGGCCTTGGCCTTGGTCACGGTCGGGGAGAAGTCGTCCTGCTTGCCGTCGGCAGCGGTCTCGTCCGTGCCCACGACCAGCGAGCCGAGGTCCTTCTTGACGATGTCCGCCAGGCCCTTGCCGTACTCGGACGTGTCGTCGGAGACGAAGACCTTCTGCGCCTTGAGGATGTCCTTCATGTACTTGGCGGCCGCCGGGCCCTGGGTGGCGTCGTTGCCGAGGATGCGGTGGAAGGTCTTCCAGCCGTTCTCCGCGAGCGCCGGGTTGGTGGCGGAGGCCGTGATGATGTTGAGGCCGGCCTTGTCGAAGATCGGGTCGGCGGCCTTGGACTCACCGGAGAACGCCGGGCCCACGATGCCGACGAGCTTCTTGTCGGTCACGGCCTTCTGTGCCAGGCCGGGCGCGATGGCCGGGTCACCCTGGGAGTCGAAGGAGACGAGGGTGACCTTGCAGTCCGAGTGCTTCTCGTTGTACTGGTTGACGGCGAGCTCGGCACCGTTCTTGATGTTGATGCCGAGGTTGGCCGCGTCGCCGGTGAGGGCGCCGAAGAAGCCGATCTTGAGGTCACAGGCCTTGCCGCCGCCGCCGGCGGAACCACTGCCGCCGCCGCTCGTGCCACCACAGGCACTCAGGGCGAGCGCGGCGGCAACCACCGGCGCGCCGATCTTGAAGACAGAACGCAAGACTCCTCCTGAAGTCAATCGTGCTCGCGGGTAGGTAGGGGCCAAACCCGCGCCAGCCCCGGGGGTGGGGTTTGAGGAGACTATGCCTCGCCCGGTGCTGCCGGGGGGAGGTGCTTGGGATCAGCGTGACCGTGTCGTTACCAGCCCGCGACCTTGCGCGGTGAACCGCCGACGACCCTCGCCCGTTTCCCCCCTTGTCAGGCTTCCGCGCACCGGGCGGTTCCCGGACGGCACCTGCATACTCGGCCTCCGGGCCCGACCCCGAGCCCCGCTCCCGAAAGGCGAACTCCATGACCCACCCCGAAGAGCACAGCGGCACCGGTCCCACCCGTCGCACCGTCCTGGCCATCGCGGGCATCGCCGGCGTCGGGGTGGTGGCGGGCTGCAGCTCCGCGCAGGACGCCGCGAACGGCGTCGTCGACTCGGCCACGAGCTCGGCGAAGGAGGCCGTCAAGCAGGCCATCGACAAGGCCAGCATCCCCGTCGGGGGCGGCAAGATCTTCCCGGACCAGAAGGTCGTCGTGACCCAGCCGAAGGCGGGGGAGTTCAAGGCCTTCACCGCCGTCTGCACCCACCAGGGCTGCATCGTGAGCTCGGTCGCGAACGGCGTCATCACCTGCGGGTCCCCGTGCGGGCACGGGAGCGAGTACGACGCCGCGACCGGCCAGGTCAAGGTCGGTCCCGCGCCCAGCCCCCTCGCGGAGAAGAAGGTCACCATCGGCACGGACGGCATCACCGTCAGCTGAGGCGACCGGGTCGCCGGGCCGTCGGACCGCGTCCATAGAGTGGGGTCGTGGCTGACCCGTCGACCTACCGCCCCGCACCCGGCGAGATCCCGGTCGACCCGGGTGTCTACCGGTTCCGGGACCGCACCGGACGGGTCATCTACGTCGGCAAGGCCAAGTCCCTGCGCCCGCGTCTGTCCTCGTACTTCCAGGACCTCTCGCAGCTGCACCCGCGCACGCAGACCATGGTCACCACGGCGACCAGCGTCGAGTGGACCGTGGTGTCCACCGAGGTCGAGGCCCTCCAGCTCGAGTACTCCTGGATCAAGGAGTTCGACCCGCGGTTCAACGTCAAGTACCGCGACGACAAGTCCTACCCGTACCTCGCGGTGACCCTGGGGGACGAGTACCCCCGCGCGCAGGTCATGCGCGGTGCCAAGCGCAAGGGCACCCGGTACTTCGGGCCGTACGCCCACGCCTGGGCGATCCGCGAGACCCTCGACCTGCTGCTGCGCGTCTTCCCGGTGCGTACGTGCTCCTCGGGGGTCTTCAAGCGCGCCGGGCAGGTGGGCCGGCCGTGCCTCCTGGGGTACATCGACAAGTGCTCGGCCCCCTGCGTGGGCCGGGTGAGTGCCCAGGAGCACCGGGCCATCGCCGAGGACTTCTGCGACTTCATGGGCGGCGACACCACCCGGTTCGTCAAGCGGCTCGAGCGGGAGATGGCGGCCGCGTCGCGGGAGCTCGAGTTCGAGCAGGCGGCGCGGCTCCGGGACGACCTCGTCGCGCTGGGCAAGGCCCTCGAGAAGTCCGCCGTCGTGCTCGGGGACGGCACGGACGCCGACGTGTTCGCGCTGGCCGAGGACGGGCTCGAGGTGGCGGTCCAGGTGTTCCACGTGCGCGGCGGCCGCATCCGCGGGCAGCGCGGGTGGGTGGCCGAGATGGATGCCGAGTCGGTGCCGGAGGTCGTGGGGCACCTCCTGCAGCAGGTGTACGGCGGCGAGACCGGGGAGGGCGTCCCGCGCGAGGTCCTCGTGCCCGTCCTGCCCGAGGACGACGACGCCGTGGCCGAGTGGTTGGGGGCGCTGCGCGGGTCGGGAGTGCAGCTGCGCGTCCCGCAGCGCGGGGACAAGCGGACCCTGCTCGAGACCGTCCGCCGCAACGCCGAGCAGTCGCTGGCCCGGCACAAGCTGGCGCGGGCCGGCGACCTCACCGCCCGCAGCCAGGCCCTGCACGAGCTGCAGGAGTCGCTCGAGCTCGCCGACGCTCCGTTGCGGATCGAGTGCTTCGACATCAGCCACATCCAGGGCTCGCAGGTCGTGGGCTCGATGGTGGTGTTCGAGGACGGCCTGGCCCGCAAGTCCGAGTACCGCCGCTTCGTCATCCGCGGCGAGCAGGTCGACGACACCGCCGCCATGGACGAGGTGCTCACGCGGCGCTTCCAGCGCTACCTCGAGGAGCGCGACAGCGCCTCGGACGTCGAGCTCGGCCCCGACTCCGACAGCGGGCCCGAGCGGATCGACCCCGACACCGGGCGCCCCAAGAAGTTCGCGTACCCGCCCAACCTCGTGGTGGTCGACGGTGGCCTGCCGCAGGTCAACGCCGCGCGGGCCGCCCTGGACCGGCTCGGGATCGACGACGTCGCAGTCGTGGGCCTGGCCAAGCGGCTCGAGGAGGTCTGGGTGCCGGGACAGGACTACCCCGTGATCCTGCCGCGCACCAGCGAGGGCCTCTACCTGCTCCAGCGGGTGCGCGACGAGGCGCACCGGTTCGCCATCACGTTCCACCGCCAGCGGCGGTCCAAGGCGATGACCGCGAGCGTGCTGGACGGCATACCGGGTCTGGGGGAGTCGCGGCGCAAGGCGCTGCTGCGGCACTTCGGCTCGGTGAAGAAGGTGCGGGCCGCCACGGTCGAGGAGCTGCAGGCCGTTTCGGGCATCGGGCCTGCGCTCGCGGCCACGATTGCGGCAGAGTTGTCCTCGGAGGGGTCGCCCGTGCCCGCGGTGAACCTCATGACCGGTGAGATCGTCGACGACGAGGGGCAGCAGTGAGCAGTGGCGCGCAGGACGCCCAGCCCGAGCAGCACGCCCAGCCCGAGCCGCAGGAGCCGGTGGAACGGGACGTGCCGGGAGACACCCCGGCTGCGCTGCGCCAGGGTGAGCTCGTCATCCTGACCGGCATGTCCGGGGCCGGCCGCTCCACCGCGGCCAACGTGCTCGAGGACTCCGGCTGGTACGTCATCGACAACCTGCCGCCGCACCTGCTCGTCTCGCTCGTGGAGCTCACCCACGGGACGCCCCGGCCCGCCGACCTGCCCCGCCTGGCGGCGGTCGTGGACGTGCGCGCCCGTGGCTTCTTCGCCCACCTCCAGACGGCCATGAACGAGCTGGCCGAGCGTGGCTGGAAGCCGAGCCTGGTCTTCCTCGACGCGACCGACGAGGCGCTGGTGCGCCGCTTCGAGTCGGTGCGCCGGCCCCACCCGCTGCAGGGGGAGGGGCGGCTGCTCGACGGCATCCACCGCGAGCGGGAGATGCTGGCCGACCTGCGCGCCCGCGCCGACGTCGTCATCGACACCTCCGGCCTCAACGTCCACCAGCTCGCCAAGAAGGTGCACCCGGTCTTCTCGTCCGAGCGCGGACCCAAGCTGCGGATCGCGCTGATGTCGTTCGGGTTCAAGTACGGCGTGCCGCTCGACGCCGACTTCGTCTTCGACATGCGGTTCCTGCCGAACCCGTTCTGGATCCCGGAGCTCAGGCCGTTCACCGGGCAGGACCAGCCGGTGGCCGAGTACGTCATGCGCCAGCCCGGGGCCGAGGAGTTCCTCGACCGGGTGGTCGACCTGATGGTGCCGGTCACCGCCGGGTACCTGCGCGAGGGGCGGCGCTACGTCACCCTCGCCGTGGGCTGCACCGGCGGCAAGCACCGGTCCGTCGCCACGGCCGAGGCGCTGCGCCAGCGGCTCTCCAGTGACGAGATCGCGACCTTCGTGGTCCACCGCGACCTGGGGCAGGAGTGAGCGCGGTGGCGGGCCGCACGGGGCGGGCGGCATGAGCGGGCCCGCCGTCGTCGCGCTGGGCGGGGGACACGGTCTGGCGGCGTCGCTCGAGGCGCTCAAGCTCGTCACCGACGACATCACCGCCGTCGTGACCGTCGCCGACAACGGTGGCTCGTCCGGGCGGCTCCGTGAGGAGTTCGGGGTGCTGCCGCCGGGGGACCTGCGGATGGCGGTCACCGCCCTGTGCGACGACACCGAGTGGGGCCACATCTGGCGCGACGTGCTCCAGCACCGGTTCCAGGGCACCGGCCCCCTGGCCGGGCACGCCCTGGGCAACCTGCTGATCACCGCCCTCTGGGACCTGCACGACGACCCGGTGACCGGCCTGGACCTGGTCGGCCGCCTGCTCAACGCCCGCGGCCGGGTCCTCCCCATGGCTGCCGTCCCGCTCGAGATCACGGCCCAGGTGGCCGGGCTCGAGCCTGCGGCCGACAGGGCCGGCGTCGGCACCGACGGCATACCCACCGAACCCGGCGCCGGGACCGCCACCGAGGTCGTCACGACCGTGCGCGGCCAGGTGGCGGTGGCACGCACGCGCGGCACCGTGCGCAGCATCGCCCTCGAGCCGGCCGACCCGCCGGCCGCGCCCGCCACGGTGGAGGCGGTGCTCGACGCCGACTGGGTGATCCTCGGGCCGGGCTCGTGGTTCACGTCGGTGATGCCGCACCTCATGGTGCCGGCCCTGCGCGAGGCCCTCCACGACACGACGGCCCGTCGCTGCCTCACCCTCAACCTCGAGCACTCGGGGGAGACGGCCGGCATCTCGGCCGCCGGGCAGCTCGAGGTGCTGGCCGACCACGCACCCCGGATGCGCTTCGACGTGGTCCTCGCGGACCCCGGCGCCGTCGACGACGAGGAGGGCCTGCGGGCGACGGCCGGCCGGCTCGGTGCCGAGCTCGTGCTCGCCCCGGTCGCCCGCCGCGGCGCTCCCGGCCAGCATGACTCGCTGCGCCTCGCCGCGGCGTATCGTGACGTCTTCGGTTCCCGGGGCATGGCATGAACGAGATGGGCAGGATGAGCGGATGGCGATGACGGCTCGCGTCAAGGACGAACTCAGCAGGCTGGACGTGACCAAGCCCTGCTGCCGCAAGTCCGAGGTGGCTGCCACGCTCCGGTTCGCCGGCGGTCTGCACATCGTGGGTGGTCGCATCGTGGTGGAGGCCGAGCTCGACACCGCGAACGCCGCCCGGCGGCTGCGCAAGAGCATCGCCGACCTCTACGGCCACCCCTCCGAGGTGCTCGTGCTGGCGGCCAGCGGCATCCGCAAGGGCAGCCGCTACGTCGTGCGCGTCGTGCAGGACGGGGAGGCCCTCGCCCGGCAGACCGGCCTCATCGACTCGCGCGGCCGGCCCGTGCGTGGCCTGCCTCC
This genomic interval from Phycicoccus sp. M110.8 contains the following:
- the uvrA gene encoding excinuclease ABC subunit UvrA encodes the protein MDTVTSALPARRPTHDQLIVRGAREHNLRDVSIELPRDSMIVFTGLSGSGKSSLAFDTIFAEGQRRYVESLSAYARQFLGQMDKPDVDFIEGLSPAVSIDQKSTNRNPRSTVGTITEVYDYLRLLFARAGRPHCPVCGEPITRQSPQQIVDRLLELPERTRFQVLAPVVRARKGEYVDLFAELQTKGFSRARVDGEVVSLTEPPKLEKQVKHTIDVVVDRLVAKGDDAGSKRRLTDSVETALSLAGGVLVVEFVDRDADDPERERRFSEKMACPNDHPLAMDEVEPRSFSFNSPFGACPKCTGLGTELEVDPELLVPDEDLSLADGAIAPWAQGSGSAEYFQRVMTALAEDLKFSMDAPWHSLPARAKEALLHGQNYKVHVRYRNRYGRERSYTTGFEGVVPFVRRRHSETDSEWSRERYEGYMREVPCPECKGARLKPESLAVLLGGQSISAVCAMAIADCATFLKEVDFSPRERQIAERVIKEIEARLGFLLDVGLDYLSLDRPAGTLSGGEAQRIRLATQIGSGLVGVLYVLDEPSIGLHQRDNHRLIETLTRLRDLGNTLIVVEHDEDTIATADWVVDIGPGAGEHGGVVVHSGTVKGLLEHPDSVTGKYLSGRLEIPTPSVRRPREKGREVKVVGAREHNLKGVDVSFPLGTLTAVTGVSGSGKSTMVNDILYNVLANKLNGARHVPGRHKTVTGLQHLDKVVHVDQSPIGRTPRSNPATYTGVFDAIRKLFATTTEAKIRGYQPGRFSFNVKGGRCDACSGDGTIKIEMNFLPDVYVPCEVCHGARYNRETLEVHFKGKTIADVLDMPIEEAAEFFAAVPAIARHMKTLNDVGLGYVRLGQPAPTLSGGEAQRVKLASELQKRSTGRTIYVLDEPTTGLHFEDIRKLLLVLQGLVDKGNTVIVIEHNLDVIKNADWIIDMGPEGGNGGGLVIAEGTPEEVAQVEESHTGRFLAPVLAKSARTPTRATGSRATKKTAAASAATKRTATRTTASTAKKAAAKKTATKKVAAKKAPRSTR
- a CDS encoding ABC transporter ATP-binding protein; this translates as MLLEVDDLCVNYGRIEAIRNISFRVEEGEVVTLIGANGAGKTTTMKTVSGLRPVRAGSIRFEGQDITTMPAHDRPVLGIAQSPEGRGCFVGMTVTENLDMGAYARKDRKSGKVREDLDRVFGLFPRLAERRTQVAGTMSGGEQQMLAIGRALMASPKLLLLDEPSMGLAPKLIQQIFEIITEINKQGTTVLLVEQNAAQALKRAHRAYILETGEIVREGTGEELANDPAVKAAYLGGDV
- a CDS encoding branched-chain amino acid ABC transporter permease, coding for MNGVRSFFSGVADRYRALPRWARIVLILALVVVVYLLPILNPPFITTQDSDFGAVLFLCALYALVAIGLNIVIGYAGLLDLGYIGFFAIGAYTVGVLGSQHGKLPLLLCIPAAMLVTLVSGIILGAPTLRVRGDYLAIVTLGFGEIVRLILVNGDALTNGSRGISNIPTPPSVVLFSLPHLEWNGLVATLNLDNTSKAFEFSVTDSVPYYWLALTFVLIVLFLDWRMQNSRVGRAWEATREDEDAAELMGVPTFKFKLLAFATGAAIGGLSGALFATKQQFINPDNFTILYSVLFVAMVVVGGQGNRWGVVVAAALLTWAPEKFRFLSDARFLLFGIALMALAIFRPQGLLPPRRSVRAKRADEVAPDQIDAEGVARV
- a CDS encoding ABC transporter ATP-binding protein, which encodes MSDTTPSATTPDPKASGTPEPAKGPRVDDDTVLGPDTEATPDTSVDISVDEVQDLPAGKMLEVDDVTLRFGGVTALDGVSFHINTGEILGLIGPNGAGKTTCFNVMTGVYQPTSGNVRFMGEPLGRRKKFQITKLGIARTFQNIRLFHNMTALENVLVGADAHHSTGMGTALLRLPKHKAEEKEGMDRGYELLKFMGLEKRADELARNLPYGDQRRLEIARALATNPKLLCLDEPAAGFNPAEKARLMELIQSIRDQGYTVLLIEHDMKLVMGVTDRIVVLEFGKKIAEGKPAEIQDNPAVIAAYLGVDENAS
- a CDS encoding branched-chain amino acid ABC transporter permease translates to MDLLLNHFWELTITGLAFGAIYALIALGYTLVYGVLRLINFAHSEVFMWGSFAAVWVLIAIGGGKATGAGLVGYLVVGFLAAMLVSALVALGLEFVAYRPLRKRNSPPLIALISAIGASYTLSEAMGLRDKPFKALGLDDNLADYVGRPREASPFPLQINTVRLFTIGDYQVSNKDLIVLGSAIVMMVILDQFVKRSRLGRGIRAVAQDPEAAALMGVNRDRVIRLTFVLGGAMAGAAAMMYLIKVGQTRYNAGFLLGVKAFTAAVLGGIGNLRGALLGGFVLGVAESYGSAIFGSNWKDVVSFTLLVVILLFRPTGLLGESLGKARA